A portion of the Acanthopagrus latus isolate v.2019 chromosome 21, fAcaLat1.1, whole genome shotgun sequence genome contains these proteins:
- the LOC119011757 gene encoding neurturin, giving the protein MKLWKGATFAFMLCGAALSILLVRNMATVGQLKNKTKYPYASSASSRQSSSSESASKASLPSPSSSAAAESTVLSQQMGGHLRRTRSADDMNSLLSEFSTMFQSFTEGELQQVVGTLLDRKRRKSRRLADKQARRTKRARRPKPCSLRELELTVSELGLGYDSDETVLLRYCSGKCTAHRHNYDITMEHMMRSGFRQKGRKDKVSNGPCCRPTAFEKDFSFLDNRSRYHTIQNVSAKNCGCV; this is encoded by the exons ATGAAGTTATGGAAAGGTGCTACTTTTGCCTTCATGCTCTGTGGTGCAGCCCTGTCCATCCTCCTTGTTAGAAACATGGCCACTGTCGGACAGCTCAAAAACAAGACGAAATACCCATACGCATCTTCAGCCTCATCAAGACAGTCTTCATCATCGGAGTCAGCTTCCAAGGCGTCGTTGCCATCGCCctcatcctcagcagcagcagaatcgACAGTGTTGTCCCAGCAGATGGGGGGTCATCTTCGGAGAACGCGCTCAGCAGACGACATgaactctctcctctcagagT TTTCCACAATGTTCCAGAGTTTCACGGAGGGCGAGCTCCAGCAGGTGGTCGGCACCTTGcttgacaggaagaggaggaagagccgTCGCCTGGCTGACAAGCAGGCCCGAAGGACTAAAAGAGCCCGCCGGCCTAAGCCCTGCTCCTTGAGGGAGCTGGAGCTGACCGTTAGCGAACTGGGACTCGGCTACGACAGCGACGAGACGGTGCTGCTGCGTTACTGCAGCGGCAAGTGCACAGCCCACCGGCACAACTACGACATCACCATGGAGCACATGATGCGGTCGGGCTTCAGGCAGAAAGGCCGTAAGGACAAGGTCAGTAACGGACCATGCTGCCGGCCGACCGCGTTCGAGAAGGACTTTTCCTTCCTGGACAACAGGAGTCGCTATCACACGATACAAAACGTGTCGGCGAAGAACTGCGGATGTGTATGA